The Streptomyces sp. RKAG293 genome includes a region encoding these proteins:
- a CDS encoding carbohydrate ABC transporter permease — MTVSVDTPPALTAPPPRPRAERRTRLLRGVSPYVYIAPFFTLFAAFGLFPLIYTAYVSLYRVELQTPDQMEWRGLDNYTALLSDSYFWTALRNTFSIGVLSTVPQLLMALGLAHLLNYKLRGRTFLRVAVLLPYATSVAAATLVFAQLFGRDFGLINWALGLVGFSPVDWQSGTVASQIAVSTIVTWRWTGYNALIYLAGMQSIPGELYEAAQIDGASRWRQFLHVTLPGLRPTILFTVVVSTIGATQLFGEPLLFEGSISGGISHQYQTLGLYMYEQGWGYFHLGRAAAIAWIMFVLILLLVSVNAAVARRRTRKEAGR; from the coding sequence ATGACCGTGTCCGTCGATACGCCGCCCGCCCTGACGGCACCCCCGCCACGGCCCCGCGCCGAGCGTCGCACCCGGCTGCTGCGCGGGGTGTCGCCGTATGTCTACATAGCCCCGTTCTTCACCCTCTTCGCCGCCTTCGGGCTCTTCCCGCTGATCTACACCGCGTATGTCTCGCTGTACCGGGTCGAGCTGCAGACCCCGGACCAGATGGAGTGGCGCGGCCTCGACAACTACACCGCGCTGCTGAGCGACAGCTACTTCTGGACCGCGCTGCGCAACACCTTCAGCATCGGCGTCCTCTCCACCGTGCCGCAGCTGCTGATGGCCCTGGGCCTGGCTCATCTCCTCAACTACAAGTTGCGCGGCCGGACGTTCCTGCGGGTCGCGGTGCTGCTGCCGTACGCGACGTCCGTCGCGGCGGCGACCCTGGTCTTCGCCCAGCTCTTCGGTCGCGACTTCGGTCTGATCAACTGGGCTCTCGGACTGGTCGGCTTCTCGCCGGTCGACTGGCAGTCCGGCACGGTGGCCTCGCAGATCGCCGTGTCCACCATCGTCACCTGGCGCTGGACCGGCTACAACGCGCTCATCTATCTCGCGGGCATGCAGTCCATCCCCGGTGAGCTGTACGAGGCCGCGCAGATCGACGGGGCGTCGCGCTGGCGGCAGTTCCTGCATGTGACGCTGCCCGGGCTGCGTCCGACCATCCTGTTCACCGTCGTCGTCTCGACGATCGGCGCGACACAGCTGTTCGGCGAGCCGCTGCTGTTCGAGGGCAGCATCTCCGGCGGTATCTCGCACCAGTACCAGACGCTGGGCCTCTACATGTACGAGCAGGGCTGGGGCTACTTCCACCTCGGCCGCGCCGCCGCCATCGCCTGGATCATGTTCGTCCTCATCCTGCTGCTGGTCAGCGTCAACGCCGCCGTCGCCCGCCGGCGCACCCGTAAGGAGGCCGGCCGATGA
- a CDS encoding carbohydrate ABC transporter permease has translation MTSLAAPARRPGSEDDQDRPAAGRRGLARRHRSTGAGRQHHAGRLAYAILIVAALLSAFPFYWTIVAATRSNAELAQSPPSLLPGPNLMHNFQQVLDQADIGKALLNSFIVSGSVTVGTVLCSTLAGFAFAKLRFRGRNPLLAITVGTMMIPPQLGVIPLFMLIAKLHWINQLQAVILPGLVSAFGVFFMRQYLVQALPDELIEAGRVDGASTARIFWSIVVPIARPGMAVLGMLTFMASWNEFFWPVIALTSQEPTVQVALRQLGGGYVHDQSVIMAGTLLGTLPVLLVFGLLGRQIVGGIMHGAVKG, from the coding sequence ATGACCTCACTCGCCGCACCCGCGCGCCGCCCAGGTTCCGAGGACGACCAGGACCGCCCGGCCGCCGGACGGCGCGGGCTCGCACGGCGCCACCGGTCCACCGGCGCCGGCCGCCAGCACCACGCGGGCCGGCTCGCCTACGCGATCCTCATCGTCGCCGCGCTGCTCTCCGCCTTCCCGTTCTACTGGACCATCGTCGCGGCGACCCGGTCCAACGCCGAACTGGCCCAGAGCCCGCCCTCGTTGCTGCCGGGGCCGAACCTGATGCACAACTTCCAGCAGGTGCTGGACCAGGCGGACATCGGCAAGGCGCTGCTCAACTCCTTCATCGTGTCGGGATCGGTGACGGTAGGGACCGTGCTGTGCTCGACGCTCGCCGGTTTCGCCTTCGCCAAGCTGCGCTTCCGGGGCCGCAACCCGCTGCTCGCGATCACCGTCGGCACGATGATGATCCCGCCGCAGCTGGGCGTCATCCCGCTGTTCATGCTGATCGCCAAGTTGCACTGGATCAACCAGCTGCAGGCGGTGATCCTGCCCGGCCTCGTCTCGGCGTTCGGGGTGTTCTTCATGCGGCAGTACCTGGTGCAGGCGCTGCCGGACGAGCTCATCGAGGCCGGCCGGGTGGACGGCGCGTCCACCGCGCGGATCTTCTGGAGCATCGTCGTGCCCATCGCCCGGCCCGGGATGGCGGTGCTCGGCATGCTGACCTTCATGGCCTCCTGGAACGAGTTCTTCTGGCCGGTCATCGCCCTCACCTCCCAGGAGCCCACCGTGCAGGTCGCGCTGCGCCAGCTGGGCGGCGGATACGTGCACGACCAGTCGGTGATCATGGCCGGCACGCTGCTCGGCACCCTCCCCGTACTGCTGGTCTTCGGGCTGCTGGGACGGCAGATCGTCGGCGGCATCATGCACGGCGCCGTCAAGGGGTGA
- a CDS encoding GH1 family beta-glucosidase: MTAIDARPEAATALTFPPGFRWGAATAAYQIEGAAREDGRTPSIWDTFSHTPGRVRNGDTGDIAADHFHRMPEDVALMSGLGLTDYRLSVSWPRVQPTGRGPALQKGLDFYRSLVDELLGKGIRPVLTLYHWDLPQELEDAGGWPVRETAERFADYTAIVAGALGDRVPTWTTLNEPWCSAFLGYAEGVHAPGRAEPTAALRAAHHLNLAHGRAVGVLRDLLPPTAEVSLTLNLAAVRPLTRSVADLDAARRIDALANRVFLGPVFHGSYPQDLLDDTAALTDWHFVRDGDLAAISRPLDSLGLNYYTPTVVAAGTSAIPSAWPGAEKHARFVAAPGPRTAMDWPVDASGLHEILTRLRAELPDVPILITENGAAYDDYRDPSGDVHDPERISYLSAHLAAVHRAIAEGADIRGFFLWSLLDNFEWAYGYSKRFGIVHVDFASQQRTLKDSARWYAEVIRAGGLPADGDEEASAAR; encoded by the coding sequence ATGACCGCCATCGACGCGCGCCCGGAAGCCGCCACCGCCCTCACCTTCCCTCCGGGTTTCCGATGGGGCGCGGCCACCGCCGCCTACCAGATCGAAGGCGCGGCCCGGGAGGACGGCCGCACCCCGTCCATCTGGGACACCTTCAGCCACACCCCCGGCAGGGTCCGCAACGGCGACACCGGTGACATCGCCGCCGACCACTTCCACCGGATGCCGGAGGACGTCGCCCTGATGTCCGGCCTCGGCCTGACCGACTACCGGCTGTCGGTGTCGTGGCCGCGCGTCCAGCCGACCGGGCGCGGCCCCGCCCTGCAGAAGGGCCTGGACTTCTACCGCTCCCTCGTCGACGAGCTGCTGGGCAAGGGCATCCGGCCCGTCCTGACGCTCTACCACTGGGACCTGCCGCAGGAGCTGGAGGACGCGGGCGGCTGGCCGGTCCGCGAGACCGCCGAGCGGTTCGCCGACTACACGGCGATCGTCGCAGGCGCCCTCGGCGACCGGGTGCCGACCTGGACGACCCTCAACGAGCCCTGGTGCAGCGCCTTCCTGGGGTACGCGGAGGGCGTGCACGCGCCGGGCCGCGCCGAGCCCACCGCCGCGCTGCGCGCCGCGCACCACCTGAACCTCGCGCACGGCCGGGCCGTCGGAGTACTGCGGGACCTGCTGCCGCCGACGGCGGAGGTCTCCCTCACGCTCAACCTCGCCGCGGTCCGGCCGCTGACCCGGTCGGTGGCCGACCTGGACGCGGCACGCCGTATCGACGCGCTCGCCAACCGGGTCTTCCTCGGCCCGGTGTTCCACGGTAGCTACCCCCAGGACCTGCTCGACGACACGGCCGCGCTCACCGACTGGCACTTCGTACGCGACGGTGACCTCGCCGCGATCTCCCGGCCGCTCGACTCGCTCGGCCTGAACTACTACACCCCCACCGTCGTCGCCGCCGGCACCAGCGCCATCCCGTCGGCCTGGCCGGGGGCCGAGAAGCACGCCCGGTTCGTGGCCGCCCCGGGCCCGCGTACCGCCATGGACTGGCCGGTGGACGCGAGCGGGCTGCACGAGATCCTCACCCGGCTGCGCGCGGAACTGCCCGACGTGCCCATCCTCATCACGGAGAACGGCGCCGCGTACGACGACTACCGGGACCCGTCGGGCGACGTCCACGACCCCGAGCGCATCTCCTATCTGAGCGCCCACCTCGCCGCCGTCCACCGGGCCATCGCGGAAGGCGCGGACATCCGCGGCTTCTTCCTCTGGTCGCTGCTGGACAACTTCGAGTGGGCGTACGGATACAGCAAGCGTTTCGGCATTGTGCACGTCGACTTCGCCAGCCAGCAGCGCACCCTGAAGGACAGCGCGCGATGGTATGCCGAGGTCATCCGCGCCGGCGGGCTGCCGGCCGACGGGGACGAGGAGGCATCGGCAGCCCGCTGA
- a CDS encoding phosphodiester glycosidase family protein, producing the protein MTQGAGGQITDLHETAEHGDIAGDDVAGNGGRRRRLLPWKHRRDLTPAQLRRRQAVTRGGLAVGLVCVGTVGWSVGQALTYPGKDSVMARLAEWSRDHRLGVVVDKLEDLQYQLDPPEVGGTLPPDALARMKATTPATVHQPGLPLREPMEPVVSPGLPGEGVWRAVASSHGLPIVQATYVRPDDAHTSYQAAIAWISAKHARFQLHPGFREPGGTFSVPPTIPPGQRTGLVATWNGGFRVTDGGSNGGFYLNGRTAGELRDGAASEVLYRDGSIRIGVWGRDVSMTPDVVGVRQCLELMVDSGQVVPDIGNDAKWGVTDQSRMYVERSGVGVTSSGDIIMVVGQALTARTLADLMQRAGAVRAMPLDMNRAWPSFMAYNGSRDPANPTPTNLLDFENPADRYYVKATRDFVAVYGR; encoded by the coding sequence ATGACGCAAGGGGCGGGCGGACAGATCACGGACCTCCACGAAACGGCGGAGCACGGTGACATCGCCGGTGACGACGTGGCCGGGAACGGTGGCAGGCGACGGCGTCTGCTGCCGTGGAAGCACCGGCGGGATCTGACGCCCGCCCAGCTGCGCCGGAGACAGGCCGTCACCCGGGGCGGCCTCGCCGTCGGGCTGGTGTGCGTCGGCACGGTGGGCTGGTCGGTGGGGCAGGCCCTCACCTACCCGGGCAAGGACAGCGTGATGGCGCGGCTCGCCGAATGGAGCCGCGACCACCGGTTGGGCGTGGTCGTCGACAAGCTGGAGGACCTCCAGTACCAGCTCGACCCGCCGGAGGTCGGCGGCACCCTGCCGCCCGACGCGCTGGCCCGTATGAAGGCGACCACTCCCGCGACCGTCCACCAGCCCGGGCTGCCGCTGCGCGAGCCCATGGAGCCCGTCGTCAGCCCGGGGCTGCCCGGCGAGGGCGTCTGGCGCGCGGTCGCCAGCTCCCACGGGCTGCCGATCGTGCAGGCGACCTATGTGCGCCCCGACGACGCGCACACCTCGTACCAGGCGGCGATCGCCTGGATCAGCGCGAAGCACGCGCGCTTCCAGCTCCACCCGGGCTTCCGCGAGCCGGGCGGCACCTTCTCCGTTCCGCCGACCATTCCCCCTGGCCAGCGGACCGGACTCGTCGCGACCTGGAACGGTGGCTTCCGGGTCACCGACGGCGGGTCCAACGGCGGCTTCTACCTCAACGGCAGGACCGCCGGTGAGCTGCGGGACGGCGCCGCCTCCGAGGTCCTCTACCGCGACGGCTCCATCAGGATCGGAGTGTGGGGCCGCGACGTCTCCATGACTCCGGATGTCGTCGGCGTCCGGCAGTGCCTGGAGCTGATGGTCGACAGCGGGCAGGTCGTACCGGACATCGGCAACGACGCCAAGTGGGGCGTCACCGACCAGAGCAGGATGTACGTGGAGCGGTCCGGTGTCGGGGTCACCTCCTCGGGCGACATCATCATGGTCGTCGGACAGGCGCTGACCGCCCGCACGCTGGCGGATCTGATGCAGCGGGCCGGCGCCGTCCGCGCCATGCCACTGGACATGAACCGCGCCTGGCCCTCCTTCATGGCCTACAACGGCAGCCGCGACCCGGCCAACCCCACCCCCACCAATCTCCTCGACTTCGAAAACCCGGCGGACCGCTACTACGTCAAGGCGACGCGTGACTTCGTGGCCGTCTACGGCAGGTAG
- a CDS encoding DUF6227 family protein, which yields MTYPEPTMPRDDFNDRTPSDHLDGLLARARRPAPVTAALLARLRTAIVHRTELVSNRYSREPGRLLSRRTLRHVFLLPDGTTPVLWELEHDTGPREHLVHEVFADEPALLSAELAVDIRFGDLEHSRALGDPQESRPDLHFAPSVTRRRRRYEAADSADHAVRLLRRAVNPDLPGETVRLRVLSAVGHDIAFAGNNSRMIEERCAGWTLYEHAFLLPGGEEISLWEVDHSMTPDRHPVCEVYDRRDTARDSAERRLESL from the coding sequence ATGACCTACCCGGAACCCACCATGCCGCGAGACGACTTCAACGACCGGACCCCGTCCGACCACCTCGACGGGTTGCTTGCCCGCGCGCGGCGGCCGGCACCGGTCACCGCGGCACTGCTCGCGCGGCTGCGCACCGCCATCGTGCACCGCACCGAGCTGGTCTCGAACCGCTACAGCAGGGAGCCCGGCCGGCTGCTCAGCCGCCGCACCCTGCGCCATGTCTTCCTGCTGCCGGACGGCACGACGCCCGTCCTCTGGGAACTGGAGCACGACACCGGCCCCCGCGAACACCTGGTCCACGAGGTGTTCGCGGACGAGCCGGCGCTGCTCTCGGCCGAGCTGGCGGTGGACATCCGGTTCGGCGACCTGGAGCACAGCCGCGCACTCGGGGACCCGCAGGAAAGCCGGCCCGATCTACACTTCGCCCCGTCCGTCACGCGCCGCCGGCGGAGGTACGAGGCGGCCGACTCCGCCGACCACGCGGTGCGGCTGCTGCGCCGGGCGGTCAACCCCGACCTCCCCGGCGAAACGGTCCGCCTGCGGGTGCTCTCCGCCGTCGGCCACGACATAGCGTTCGCGGGCAACAACAGCAGGATGATCGAGGAGCGCTGCGCCGGCTGGACCCTGTACGAGCACGCGTTCCTGCTCCCGGGCGGCGAGGAGATCAGCCTCTGGGAGGTGGACCACTCCATGACGCCGGACCGGCACCCGGTCTGCGAGGTCTACGACCGCAGGGACACGGCCCGCGACTCGGCGGAGCGGCGCCTCGAATCCCTCTGA
- a CDS encoding cupin domain-containing protein produces MSYPEPRYLGDKGEINAVFRPSDTEADLTSPSGNRTHYLATHATTGGEFGLYKVDMGPKSPGPSTHFHKSISESFFVLSGEVGLYNGEKWITAGAGDFLYVPVGGLHAFKNDSDEPSSMLLLFAPGAPREEYFERVAEMARRGGQEFADFLVRHDSFFVDQEEPAR; encoded by the coding sequence ATGTCGTACCCGGAGCCCCGCTACCTCGGGGACAAGGGCGAGATCAACGCGGTGTTCCGGCCCTCGGACACCGAGGCGGACCTGACCTCCCCCTCGGGGAACCGCACCCACTACCTCGCGACCCACGCCACCACCGGAGGTGAGTTCGGGCTCTACAAGGTCGACATGGGGCCGAAGTCGCCCGGGCCGAGCACTCACTTCCACAAGTCGATCTCGGAGTCCTTCTTCGTGCTCTCCGGCGAAGTGGGCCTGTACAACGGTGAGAAGTGGATCACCGCGGGCGCCGGTGACTTCCTGTACGTCCCGGTCGGCGGGCTGCACGCCTTCAAGAACGACTCCGACGAGCCCTCGTCCATGCTGCTGCTCTTCGCCCCCGGCGCTCCGCGCGAGGAGTACTTCGAGCGGGTCGCGGAGATGGCGCGGCGCGGCGGCCAGGAGTTCGCGGACTTCCTGGTCCGGCACGACAGCTTCTTCGTCGACCAGGAGGAGCCCGCCCGGTAG
- a CDS encoding discoidin domain-containing protein, whose product MLLGGPVLRAAAAEAAPNAAAGKTASASASSGGGTAGNLNDGDQSTYWEGSGSALPQWAQVDLGRSRTIDQVTLKVPAGWSSRTQTLAVQGSADGTSYETIVGSAKYVFAPGSGNAVKIRFPAANTRFVRVAVTANTAKPAAQISELQVSEAAASTVNLAISKTITASSSNSPYVAGNANDSNQASYWESNNNSFPQWIQADLGATVGVNQLVLKLPAGWETRTQTLSVQGSTNGSSFTDIAASKGYVFNPSAGNTVTVDFNTINTRYVRLNITANTAWPAAQLSEFELYGPTTGDTQAPTAPAGLAYTQPASGQIKLTWNASTDNVGVTGYDVYANNVLRTSVAGNVLTYTDSQPDSATVAYYVKARDAAGNESGNSNTVTRTGTGGGGSNLAVGKDITASSTIQNFVATNANDNNVATYWEANGGSYPNTLTVALGSNADANSVVVKLNPDGAWSTRTQTIQVLGREQSSSSFTSLTSPTVYTFNPASGNTVTIPVSGRVADVQLKITSNSGAGGGQVAEFQVIGTPAPNPDLTVSALTASPASPVETDPITLSATVKNIGPAAAGATNVNLYLGTTLAGTAPVAALAAGASATVSANIGVRNAGSYPLSAKVDEANAVIEQNEANNSFSSPSPLVVTPVASSDLIASPVSWTPGNPAAGNTVTFSVAIKNQGTVASASGAHGITLTVTDTTSGSVVKTLTGAYNGTIAAGATASPVNLGTWTAGNGKYSVKTVLANDANELPVKQANNTSTQSLFVGRGANMPYDMYEAEDGVLGGGAAVVGPNRTVGDVAGEASGRKAVTLNSTGASVEFTTKASTNTLVTRFSIPDAAGGDGINSTLDIYVNGSFLKAIDLTSKYAWLYGNETGPGNSPGAGGPRHIYDEANIMLGTTVPAGAKIKLQKDAANTTTYAIDFINLEQATAIANPDPAKYTVPAGVTHQDVQNALDKVRMDTTGTLVGVYLPPGEYQTASKFQVYGKAVKVVGAGPWFTRFNAPSTQANTDIGFRAEATANGSSFSGFAYFGNYTSRIDGPGKVFDFSNVANISIDNVWNEHTVCLYWGANTDNISITNSRIRDTFADGINMTNGSTDNHLNNIEARSTGDDSFALFSAIDAGGADEKNNVFENLTSILTWRAAGVAVYGGFANTFRNIYIADTLVYSGITISSLDFGYPMNGFGTDPTNLQNISIVRAGGHFWGSQVFPAIWVFSASKIFQGIRVSDVDIVDPTYSGIMFQTNYVGGQPQFPVKDTIFTNISITGAHKSGDAFDAKSGYGIWANELPEPGQGPAVGTVTFNNLRMSDNFQNIKNTTSTFTIVQNP is encoded by the coding sequence ATGCTTCTCGGCGGGCCGGTGCTCCGGGCCGCGGCGGCCGAGGCCGCCCCCAACGCCGCGGCGGGGAAGACGGCCTCGGCCAGCGCCTCCAGCGGCGGCGGCACGGCCGGAAACCTCAACGACGGTGACCAGTCCACGTACTGGGAGGGCAGCGGCAGCGCCCTCCCGCAATGGGCGCAGGTCGACCTCGGGCGCAGCAGGACCATCGACCAGGTCACCCTGAAGGTCCCGGCGGGCTGGTCGAGCCGCACCCAGACGCTCGCCGTGCAGGGCAGCGCGGACGGCACGAGTTACGAGACGATCGTCGGCTCCGCCAAGTACGTCTTCGCTCCCGGCTCGGGCAACGCCGTGAAGATCAGGTTCCCGGCGGCCAACACCCGCTTCGTCCGGGTCGCCGTCACGGCGAACACCGCCAAGCCGGCCGCTCAGATCTCCGAACTGCAGGTCTCCGAGGCGGCGGCCTCGACCGTCAACCTCGCCATCTCCAAGACCATCACGGCGAGCAGCTCCAACTCCCCCTACGTGGCGGGCAACGCCAACGACAGCAACCAGGCCAGCTACTGGGAGAGCAACAACAACTCCTTCCCGCAGTGGATCCAGGCCGACCTCGGCGCCACCGTCGGCGTGAACCAGCTGGTGCTGAAGCTGCCGGCCGGGTGGGAGACCAGGACCCAGACGCTGTCGGTACAGGGCAGCACCAACGGCTCGTCCTTCACCGACATCGCGGCTTCCAAGGGCTATGTCTTCAATCCCTCCGCCGGCAACACGGTGACGGTCGACTTCAACACGATCAACACCCGGTACGTACGGCTGAACATCACCGCCAACACCGCCTGGCCCGCTGCCCAGCTGTCCGAGTTCGAGCTCTACGGACCGACGACGGGTGACACACAGGCGCCGACCGCGCCGGCCGGCCTGGCCTACACACAGCCGGCGTCCGGCCAGATCAAGCTGACCTGGAACGCCTCGACGGACAACGTCGGCGTCACCGGCTACGACGTGTACGCCAACAACGTGCTGCGCACCAGCGTGGCCGGAAACGTCCTCACCTACACCGACAGCCAGCCCGACTCCGCGACCGTGGCCTACTACGTCAAGGCCAGGGACGCGGCCGGCAACGAGTCGGGCAACAGCAACACCGTCACCCGCACGGGGACCGGTGGCGGCGGCTCGAACCTGGCGGTCGGCAAGGACATCACCGCCTCGTCCACCATCCAGAACTTCGTCGCCACGAACGCGAACGACAACAACGTGGCGACCTACTGGGAGGCGAACGGCGGCAGCTACCCGAACACGCTGACCGTCGCCCTGGGTTCCAACGCCGACGCCAACTCGGTCGTGGTGAAGCTCAACCCCGACGGCGCCTGGTCCACGCGTACCCAGACCATCCAGGTCCTCGGGCGTGAGCAGAGCTCCTCGTCCTTCACCAGCCTGACCTCACCGACCGTCTACACGTTCAACCCGGCCTCAGGCAACACGGTGACGATCCCGGTCAGCGGACGGGTCGCGGACGTCCAGCTCAAGATCACGTCCAACTCCGGGGCGGGCGGCGGCCAGGTCGCCGAGTTCCAGGTGATCGGCACGCCGGCTCCCAACCCGGACCTGACGGTGTCGGCGCTCACCGCCTCGCCCGCCTCGCCGGTCGAGACGGACCCGATCACGCTCTCCGCGACGGTCAAGAACATCGGTCCCGCGGCCGCCGGCGCGACCAACGTCAACCTCTACCTCGGCACCACGCTCGCCGGCACCGCGCCGGTCGCGGCACTCGCGGCCGGGGCGTCCGCCACCGTCTCCGCCAACATCGGCGTACGCAACGCGGGCTCGTACCCGCTGAGCGCCAAGGTCGACGAGGCCAACGCCGTCATCGAGCAGAACGAGGCGAACAACAGTTTCAGCAGCCCGAGCCCGCTGGTCGTCACGCCGGTGGCCAGCTCGGACCTGATCGCGTCGCCCGTCAGCTGGACCCCGGGCAACCCGGCGGCCGGCAACACGGTGACCTTCTCGGTGGCCATCAAGAACCAGGGCACCGTGGCCTCCGCGAGCGGCGCCCACGGCATCACCCTGACGGTCACCGACACCACGTCCGGGTCCGTCGTCAAGACCCTGACCGGCGCCTACAACGGGACGATCGCGGCCGGCGCCACGGCGAGCCCGGTCAACCTGGGCACCTGGACGGCCGGCAACGGCAAGTACAGCGTCAAGACCGTCCTGGCCAACGACGCCAACGAGCTGCCGGTCAAGCAGGCCAACAACACCAGCACCCAGTCGCTCTTCGTCGGACGCGGCGCCAACATGCCGTACGACATGTACGAGGCCGAGGACGGCGTCCTCGGCGGCGGCGCGGCCGTCGTCGGACCGAACCGGACCGTGGGCGACGTCGCGGGCGAGGCGTCGGGCCGTAAGGCCGTCACCCTCAACTCGACTGGCGCCTCCGTCGAGTTCACCACCAAGGCGAGCACCAACACCCTGGTCACCCGCTTCTCCATCCCGGACGCCGCGGGCGGCGACGGCATCAACTCCACCCTGGACATCTACGTCAACGGCAGCTTCCTCAAGGCCATCGACCTGACGTCCAAGTACGCCTGGCTGTACGGGAACGAGACCGGTCCCGGCAACTCGCCCGGCGCCGGCGGCCCGCGGCACATCTACGACGAGGCCAACATCATGCTCGGGACGACCGTCCCGGCCGGAGCGAAGATCAAGCTCCAGAAGGACGCCGCCAACACCACCACCTACGCGATCGACTTCATCAACCTCGAGCAGGCCACGGCGATCGCCAACCCCGACCCCGCCAAGTACACGGTGCCGGCGGGCGTCACCCACCAGGACGTCCAGAACGCGCTCGACAAGGTCCGGATGGACACCACGGGCACCCTGGTCGGCGTCTACCTGCCCCCGGGCGAGTACCAGACGGCCAGCAAGTTCCAGGTGTACGGCAAGGCCGTGAAGGTGGTCGGCGCCGGCCCCTGGTTCACCCGCTTCAACGCGCCCTCGACCCAGGCCAACACCGACATCGGTTTCCGCGCGGAGGCCACCGCGAACGGCTCCTCGTTCTCCGGCTTCGCCTACTTCGGGAACTACACCTCGCGCATCGACGGTCCGGGCAAGGTGTTCGACTTCTCCAACGTCGCCAACATCTCCATCGACAACGTCTGGAACGAGCACACGGTGTGCCTGTACTGGGGCGCCAACACCGACAACATCTCCATCACCAACAGCCGTATCCGTGACACGTTCGCCGACGGCATCAACATGACGAACGGCAGCACGGACAACCACCTCAACAACATCGAGGCCAGGTCGACGGGCGACGACAGCTTCGCGCTCTTCTCCGCCATCGACGCCGGCGGAGCGGACGAGAAGAACAACGTCTTCGAGAACCTGACGTCGATCCTGACCTGGCGCGCCGCCGGTGTCGCGGTCTACGGCGGCTTCGCCAACACCTTCCGGAACATCTACATCGCCGACACCCTGGTCTACTCGGGCATCACGATCAGCTCGCTGGACTTCGGTTACCCGATGAACGGCTTCGGCACCGACCCGACCAACCTGCAGAACATCTCGATCGTGCGGGCCGGCGGGCACTTCTGGGGCAGTCAGGTCTTCCCGGCCATCTGGGTCTTCTCGGCCTCGAAGATCTTCCAGGGCATCCGCGTCAGTGATGTGGACATCGTGGATCCGACCTACAGCGGCATCATGTTCCAGACGAACTATGTCGGCGGACAGCCGCAGTTCCCGGTGAAGGACACCATCTTCACCAACATCTCCATCACCGGTGCCCACAAGAGCGGCGACGCCTTCGACGCCAAGTCCGGCTACGGCATCTGGGCCAATGAACTGCCCGAGCCCGGCCAGGGCCCGGCCGTCGGCACCGTCACCTTCAACAACCTCCGGATGAGCGACAACTTCCAGAACATCAAGAACACCACCTCGACCTTCACCATCGTCCAGAACCCGTAA